Below is a window of Fulvitalea axinellae DNA.
GAAAGTTTTGGAACATATGGTGGACACTGTCCTTCAGTTTGAGGGTGACCGGCATATGGCTTATCGCATCTTGCGGACGATCAAAAACCGTTTCGGTTCCACTTCCGAACTCGGTATTTACGAGATGCGGCATGATGGGTTGCGCGAAGTTTCGAACCCTTCGGAAATCCTGATTACCCAAAAGGAAAGCGAGCTGAGTGGCGTAACGATTGGCGCTACGCTGGAAGGTCGGCGTCCGTTATTGATTGAGATCCAGTCGTTGGTCAGTACGGCCACTTACGGCACGCCACAGCGCAGTACGACGGGCTTTGACGTGAAAAGGCTGAATATGCTTTTGGCCGTTTTGGAAAAACGTGGAGGCTTTAAACTCGGCGCTCAGGACGTATTTTTGAATATTGCCGGCGGTTTGAAAGTCGAGGATCCGGCCTTGGACCTTGCGGTGTGCGTATCGCTTATTTCTTCGTATATCGAAAAGTTTGTGTCGGAGAAAGCTTGTTTTGCCGCTGAGGTCGGCTTGGGAGGCGAGATTAGGGCCGTGAACCATCTGGAAAGCCGGATAGCCGAAGCCGCCAAGCTTGGTTTCCGTGAGATTTATGTGTCGCGTTACGCCATTAAGGGAATCGACCTGAAAAAATACGATATAGAAGTGCGCTCGTTCGGAAAACTTAGCGAAGTTTTTCGGGATTTGTTCGCATAGTTTATCAATTCTTAAGAATAGAAAAGCGCCGTTTTGGACATTTCCAGAACGGCGCTTTTTCATTATGCGTCTTAGTGCGTTCAGTTTTTCTTTGTAGCCAAAACCCTGATGCGACGATAGTCGGCGTAAAGTTTTCCTTCTTTCAAAAACTTCGGTAAAGTGCGGTTTTGCGTCGCCTTGCGGATTTCCAGCCATTCGTCAGCGTCGATGCCTGTGGCAAAAGAGTCGGCGAACATATCCAGCCAATCGATAACGCCCGTTTCCGGATTGGCTAATTCCGTTGGCCGGTCATAGAGCGTGGCCATGTTTACCTCGAATCCGTTAGCTTCAAGCAACGAGCTGTATTCGCTGATTGACGGAAAATAGAAGACGGCGTTTTGTGCGTTTTTTCCGTAACCCTTTGCCGTAAGCTCCACAGCCAAGGCGTCGAGGATGGTTTTTACGTTGCCCTTTCCTCCGAATTCGAGCACGATTCTGCCTCCGGGCTTAAGGTTTTTGGCCATACAGCGGACGGCTTGCCCGGCTTCGGGAACCCAATGGAGCGTAGCGTTGGAGAAAACAGCATCGAAAGGTTCTTCGAAGAGAAAGTCGGAGGCGTCTTTGACATGAAAATCCAGTTCGGGATAACGGGCACACGCGTCGGCCACCATTTCCGGCGATTTGTCCGCACCAATGGCCGTGGCTCCGTGGCGGGCTATCATGTCGGTGAGTTGGCCCGAGCCGCAACCCAAGTCCAGAATCCTCTCACCGGGTTTTGGGGCGAGCAGATCCACCAAGCCCGCACCGAAACGGTACACGAAGGCGTGTTTATTATTGTAAAGAGATGTTTCCCAGTGGTTTTCCATAGTGGCTTATCGTTTGGTTGGTCGAAAGTCCACTATCACGACGACTCCTAAAGTAAGGTTATCGGTGATTTAAACGCAACGGTACGCAAGGTCAAGATGTAAATAACTGGGCTTTTGCGGTATGGAAACAGCTTAAAGTCTGATTTTTTTGAAAACTTCCCACAAAACGATTCCCATGCTTACCGAGATATTGAGCGAATGCTTAGACCCGAATTGCGGAATCTCAAGAGCGATATCGGCCGTGTCCACGATCTTCTCGTCAACTCCGAATACCTCGTTGCCGAATACCAAAGCGTATTTTTTACCAGGCTCAGGCTCAAAGCGGTCGAGTTTTACGCTGTTTTCAGCCTGTTCCACCGCCACAATGGTATAGCCTTCTTCTTTAAGTCTTTCGGCCAAGGCTATGGAATCGGGAGCGTGCTCCCAAGTTACGCTGTCTTGGGCGCCAAGCGCTGTTTTTTGGATGTCGCGGTGTGGTGGGCGACCCGTGATACCGCAGAGATACAGTTTTTCGATAAGGAAAGCGTCGCCCGTACGGAATGCCGAACCTACGTTGTTGAGGCTTCTTACGTTGTCAAGAACAATGACTATCGGAGCCTTTTCGGCTTCTTTAAACTCTTCAACCGAAAGGCGTCCGAGTTCTTCATTTTTGAGTTTTCTCATAAGTAAAATCGATACTTCGCACTTTGTCTCCTGTTGCTTAAGGAAGACGCTAGGCACGGTAGAGCAAAAATAAAGACTTTTTTCCGAAGCTGTCGACTCTTGTTTTTCACTTTCTGCCAGATCTCTTCTGCGATCTATGTTACCTGAATGCTCATGTAAGGTTCTTTGTTGTTTTTGTGTAAATATGAATATGTGTCCAGTAAGTAATATGAATGAAATGTGAAGAAAATAGAGTTTCGGACTGTTAATCGGTGGCGGATTTAGCAACTGGCGATGATTGGTCAGTTTGTATAGCTGGGTTGTTACCTAACTTTTAGAGTGATATTGAAAGATCCGGCCATGGATATACCGCTCGGGCAATAATCGAAAAGGCCCGGAAACACTTAGGTTTCCGGGGGTAAAAGTCTAAAAAAGTGTTTAACCCTATCAGCAAGAGAGCCTTGTGTGGAGGCTCCCGTTGCTTGTCGCAAGTTATATAATCGCTTGTTTTTGAAAAAGGGTAACGATTTGGGTGTAATGGAATTCCATTTTTCGGTTACTTTTGGCTTGTGCCTTACATGGTGATTTCCGTGTGATTTTTATCAGAAAAGCTTTGTTTTTCACCTTTGGAACTAGATTTCACTTAGGCTTAAATAAAGCAAAAGCCCGCCATGGTGGAGGCGGGCTTTCGTCGGTTTGTATAAAAGATGCCCTTGCGGGGCTTACAGTCTGGATGATTTAGATCAATACGTCGCCAGTCATTTCCTCTGGCTGAGCTACGCCCATAAGCTTGAGGATAGTCGGAGCAACGTCGCCGAGCTTACCATCTTTCACGTCGCCGTCGAACTTGTCGTCAACCACGATGAAAGGCACCAAGTTAGTGGTGTGGGCGGTGTTCGGAGTTCCGTCTTCGTTGATCATGTAGTCCGAGTTGCCGTGGTCTGCGAGTACCAATACGGTGTATCCGTTTTCTTTGGCAGTCTCGATCACCTCTTTGGCGCAAGAGTCAACAGTTTCGGCGGCTTTAACGGCGGCTTCGAATACGCCGGTGTGGCCCACCATATCGGTGTTGGCGAAGTTGAGGCATACGAAGTCCACGTCGCCTTCCTTAAGCTCAGGAACGATCTTGTCACGGATATCTCCGGCGCTCATTTCAGGCTGAAGGTCGTAAGTGGCCACTTTCGGTGACGGGCAAAGCAAACGCTTCTCTCCGCCGAACTCCACTTCGCGTCCGCCAGAGAAGAAGAACGTTACGTGAGGGTATTTTTCAGTCTCCGCAATACGGATCTGCTTTTTCATGGCGTCGGCCAACACTTCGCCCAAGGTGTTCTTGAGGTTGTCTTTGTCGAATACCACGTTCACCTCGTTGAAGGTGTCGTCGTAATTCGTCATAGTCACATAGTGGAGGTCGAGCTTCTTCATGTCCTGCTCAGGGAAGTCACGCTGGTTGAGGGCCTGCGTGATTTCGCGTCCGCGGTCCGTACGGTAGTTGTAGCAGATTACCACATCGTGCTCTTCGATTTTGGCGAGCGGATTTCCGTCAGCATCGGTGTTTACGATCGGCTTGATGAACTCGTCGGTCACGTCTTCGGCGTAAGAGTCCTTGATCGACTGCAATACGTCAGTGGTCTTCTTGCCTTCGGCTTTCACCATTACGTCATAGGCGAGCTTAACGCGCTCCCAACGGTTATCGCGGTCCATGGCGTAGTAACGTCCAACTACAGAGGCGATTTTGCCGGCAGTCTTGTCCATGTGCTCCTGAAGGCCCTTGAGGTAGTCGTAACCGCCTTTAGGGTCAGTGTCACGGCCATCAGTGAAGGCGTGAACGAATACGTCTTCGAGACCTGAGCCTTGCGCCAAAGTGAGGAGACCTTTGAGGTGATCGATGTGGGCGTGTACGCCGCCGTCAGAGGCGAGTCCGATGAAGTGAACTTTCTTTCCTTTCGATTTCGCGTATTCGAAAGCCTCGATCAGGGCGGTGTTTTCGCCGATAGTGTTTTCTTCGAAAGCCTTGTTGATTTTCACAAGGTCCTGATAAACCACGCGTCCGGCTCCAAGGTTCATGTGTCCTACTTCCGAGTTGCCCATTTGCCCGTCAGGCAAGCCCACGTGCAGGCCTGAGGCGTGCAGCTTAGAGTGCTTGTAGTTGGCGAAGAGCGAGTCGACGTAAGGCGTGTTGGCTTTGTCGATGGCCGAAACTTCAGGGTTTGTGGCCAATCCCCAGCCGTCCAGAATCATGAGGATAACTTTCTTGTCCATGATCAGTGTGGTTTATTACTTTCTCCTTGATTTCAAATCCTTAAAGGCCTCTGCCCCACCTTGCGGGTGGCCGGCCTTATTTGCGCGTAAAAATAGCACATTGAGGTTCATATTACATTGACCTGTATCATGGTAGGCGAATTTGTGGCGATGCCTGAGTTTCGCCTCCCCGACAGGTTTAGCTTCAACCTTTCGAAAGGGCGCTGGGATACGCTGAGGGGGAGTTTAGTCCCATTATTGGGAAATAATGAATCGTTTTGTTGAAAAAATTTAATCAATGAGGTAATTTTCAGCAAAATATTACCCCGTTACATTGTCGGAAGAACACTTTTCCCGTTGTTTATATTTTGGGGTCAATCAAAAGTTCGCAGCTATGGCGGTACGTAAAACAATCGGTTCGGGATACGCAGGGACGATCCTCGCCGGCTTTCTGGTCATCTTGTTCGGAGTCAACGCTTTCGCCTCCGAGAATTCTTTGAAGGAGGATGTGAAAGCTGCGCTGGAGTCAGGTAGCGCCAAAGAGCTTGTGCGCCTGTTTACGGGCAAAGTGGAGATCACGATGTCCGGCAGCAAGGCCGGCTACAGCCAGTCCGAAGCCGAAAATCTGTTCCGGGGCTTTTTCGGAAAGCATCCGGCCACGGGTTTTGACTACGTCCACGAGGGCAGTTCGCAGGAGGGGCTCAAGTACGCCATAGGCAAGTACAAAAGCTCGGGAGCCACCTACAGGGTGTACATTTTGATGTCTCAGGAAAGCGGGCAATATTTGGTCAGGGCAATGAACTTTACAGAAGAATAACTGTTGAGTTTTTTATCGGGTAAATTCCTAAAAAATCAGAAGCGCTAATGTTTACGCGCTTTTTTTTATTTTCGCGACGTGGAACTGAAATACTTAACAGAGGAGGCATTAGATAACTGTATCCGGACAGCTATCAAAGAGGACGTGGGGGACGGAGATCATTCCTCATTGGCGTCTATACCAGAAGGAACCAAGAGTCGCGCGAAGCTGATCATCAAAGCCGACGGCGTAATGGCCGGGCTTGAGGCCGCGCGCAGAGTATTCCATCTGGTAGACCCGGAACTGAAAGTGGACGTAAAAATTAAGGACGGCGACACCGTACGTAAGGGCGATATAGGCCTTACTGTGGAAGGTCGCGCCAGATCTATCCTTACGTCGGAGCGTTTGGCGCTCAATATCATGCAACGTATGAGTGGTATCGCCACTTACACCCGTCATATGGTTAGCTTGTTGGAAGGCACCAAGACCAGACTGCTGGATACGCGTAAGACTACGCCGAATATCCGTGTTCTGGAAAAATGGGCGGTGGCTATCGGTGGTGCGAAGAACCACCGCTTCGGTCTGTACGATATGGTTATGCTCAAGGATAACCACGTCGATTTTGCCGGAGGCGTGCGCAAAGCCATCGAAGCTACGCAGAAATACCTTAAGGAAAAGGGCAAGGACCTCCGTATAGAGGTGGAGACCCGCAACCTTGACGAAGTGCGCGAAGTGTGCGAGACCGGTGGTGTGGACGTAGTTATGCTCGACAATATGAGCCCGGACCAGATCCGTGAGGCTTTAAAGCTTATCGACGGACGTTTTGAGACGGAAGCCTCGGGAGGCATTACGGAAGAAAACCTTCACGATATGGCCGAGACGGGCGTTGACTACATTTCCGCGGGCGCGTTGACACACTCTGTCAGTAGCTTGGATATGAGCCTGAAAGCATATTGAAAAACCTAAAACGAAGACCTTAGAAAAGCGGCCAGCCGGTAAGACGGCTGTTGCGGGAAAGCCACGGCTCAGGCCGGAGTGGGAACACCATGCTTTTTTTGGGAAAAGATTACTCAAATGATCGTTAAGACTAAGAAGTACGCGCTTGACAAGGAAACTTTTATCAAGCTGGGCATGGTACGGACCATGAAAAAACAATGGTGGGTAGCCCTGATTTATGTGGCGCTGAACCTGCCGGCCATATTTCTGCCGAGCTGGTGGTGGTTTATCGGATCTACTATCCTGCTCGTTTTGTATGTCCTGTTTTGGTTGATCCAGTTTGCGGGCATTACCCAGCATGAGCAAGGCAAAATGCTGTTTGAAAAACTTTCGTACGAAATCGACAGTCGCCAGGTACTGATCAAGCTCAACACCAAGCAGGGAATGCCGATGACTTGGGACCAAATCAAGAACGCCAGCGTGGAGAAAAACGCTTTCGCATTGTGGTTGTCGCCCGTACAGCTGATTTATTTGCCTTTCAAAATCTTTAATTCCGAGGCCCAGATCAAATTTTTGGAAGCCTTGTTGAAGAGAAAAGGTTACCTGAAATAATTCTTCGGCACTGGCCGTTAATGAATTGTAAAAATCCCCCGCCGTACTATGGCGGGGGATTTTTGTTTTTATCAAAGCCAAAATGGGGAATCGTTGCAAATAGCAGTGTTTTTGACTTTTTTCGACCTTACTTTTGTAACCATGCGCAAGCGTAAGAAGTAAACATATTTGCGTCCGCAGTTTTTTGAGGCGTTGGGGAGGTGAAGTTTTCCGCGGTTTTTTCGTTGTAGCAAGAAGCTCCCCGCCATTATTGGGCGCCAGGGAATATTTTTATTTGTATAAAGGAGCATAGACATGACGGAAAAAGAAAAAAACGCGAACGAGGAACGGAAAATAAGGCAAGCTTTTCGCAATAAGAATTGGAGTGAGATCAAAAGCCACGATTCGTGGACCATTTTCAAGGTAATGGCCGAG
It encodes the following:
- the radA gene encoding DNA repair protein RadA, yielding MAKIKTSYFCNNCGSQSPKWLGKCPSCGQWNTYVEEVVTKEEKGKGSVAWRTEADRGTSGREKSRPQRITDISAKEQPRFDSFDEELNRVLGGGIVPGSLVLIGGEPGIGKSTLMLQIALKLKDKKVLYVSGEESEQQIRMRAERMVFKSDDCYILTEVSTQNIFKQVELLKPDVLVVDSIQTLHSSYMESAAGSIGQVKQCTAELMKFAKETDTPTFLIGHINKDGNIAGPKVLEHMVDTVLQFEGDRHMAYRILRTIKNRFGSTSELGIYEMRHDGLREVSNPSEILITQKESELSGVTIGATLEGRRPLLIEIQSLVSTATYGTPQRSTTGFDVKRLNMLLAVLEKRGGFKLGAQDVFLNIAGGLKVEDPALDLAVCVSLISSYIEKFVSEKACFAAEVGLGGEIRAVNHLESRIAEAAKLGFREIYVSRYAIKGIDLKKYDIEVRSFGKLSEVFRDLFA
- a CDS encoding class I SAM-dependent methyltransferase, translating into MENHWETSLYNNKHAFVYRFGAGLVDLLAPKPGERILDLGCGSGQLTDMIARHGATAIGADKSPEMVADACARYPELDFHVKDASDFLFEEPFDAVFSNATLHWVPEAGQAVRCMAKNLKPGGRIVLEFGGKGNVKTILDALAVELTAKGYGKNAQNAVFYFPSISEYSSLLEANGFEVNMATLYDRPTELANPETGVIDWLDMFADSFATGIDADEWLEIRKATQNRTLPKFLKEGKLYADYRRIRVLATKKN
- a CDS encoding RNA methyltransferase — its product is MRKLKNEELGRLSVEEFKEAEKAPIVIVLDNVRSLNNVGSAFRTGDAFLIEKLYLCGITGRPPHRDIQKTALGAQDSVTWEHAPDSIALAERLKEEGYTIVAVEQAENSVKLDRFEPEPGKKYALVFGNEVFGVDEKIVDTADIALEIPQFGSKHSLNISVSMGIVLWEVFKKIRL
- the gpmI gene encoding 2,3-bisphosphoglycerate-independent phosphoglycerate mutase — its product is MDKKVILMILDGWGLATNPEVSAIDKANTPYVDSLFANYKHSKLHASGLHVGLPDGQMGNSEVGHMNLGAGRVVYQDLVKINKAFEENTIGENTALIEAFEYAKSKGKKVHFIGLASDGGVHAHIDHLKGLLTLAQGSGLEDVFVHAFTDGRDTDPKGGYDYLKGLQEHMDKTAGKIASVVGRYYAMDRDNRWERVKLAYDVMVKAEGKKTTDVLQSIKDSYAEDVTDEFIKPIVNTDADGNPLAKIEEHDVVICYNYRTDRGREITQALNQRDFPEQDMKKLDLHYVTMTNYDDTFNEVNVVFDKDNLKNTLGEVLADAMKKQIRIAETEKYPHVTFFFSGGREVEFGGEKRLLCPSPKVATYDLQPEMSAGDIRDKIVPELKEGDVDFVCLNFANTDMVGHTGVFEAAVKAAETVDSCAKEVIETAKENGYTVLVLADHGNSDYMINEDGTPNTAHTTNLVPFIVVDDKFDGDVKDGKLGDVAPTILKLMGVAQPEEMTGDVLI
- a CDS encoding DUF4783 domain-containing protein, whose amino-acid sequence is MAVRKTIGSGYAGTILAGFLVILFGVNAFASENSLKEDVKAALESGSAKELVRLFTGKVEITMSGSKAGYSQSEAENLFRGFFGKHPATGFDYVHEGSSQEGLKYAIGKYKSSGATYRVYILMSQESGQYLVRAMNFTEE
- the nadC gene encoding carboxylating nicotinate-nucleotide diphosphorylase; protein product: MELKYLTEEALDNCIRTAIKEDVGDGDHSSLASIPEGTKSRAKLIIKADGVMAGLEAARRVFHLVDPELKVDVKIKDGDTVRKGDIGLTVEGRARSILTSERLALNIMQRMSGIATYTRHMVSLLEGTKTRLLDTRKTTPNIRVLEKWAVAIGGAKNHRFGLYDMVMLKDNHVDFAGGVRKAIEATQKYLKEKGKDLRIEVETRNLDEVREVCETGGVDVVMLDNMSPDQIREALKLIDGRFETEASGGITEENLHDMAETGVDYISAGALTHSVSSLDMSLKAY